One genomic region from Arthrobacter sp. FB24 encodes:
- a CDS encoding type III polyketide synthase codes for MTVYMRSLETAVPPTVLIQSEARDVFAAQPGLTRLGSRLVNTCFDSAAIDTRYTAVTELTKDTRADDPQFFDPATGLVLSPSTKVRNDIFGREATKLFVQSAQAALDACHGIGAQDVTHLVTVSCTGFFNPGPDYKIVRALGLSPAVQRYHLGFMGCYAAFPALRAAKSFCEADPDAVVLVVCAELCSLHVRTSNDPDTIMGSALFADGAAAAVISARDIPDGTPLLQLDHFETVLTPVGEESMAWNIGDEGFEMVLGNYVPHIIDDHIIGALEPLLSRDESLRGLPYRDITHWAIHPGGRSILDKVQSRLELTDEQLVPARETLRNFGNMSSATVLFVLKHIAGLPPQEGDERICSMAFGPGLTVETAMFTKVRAPQPEGSHAAIRQFAGTDEAAARTEPSLI; via the coding sequence ATGACGGTCTACATGAGGTCCCTGGAAACTGCTGTCCCGCCCACCGTACTCATTCAGTCTGAAGCCCGCGACGTGTTCGCGGCCCAGCCGGGGCTGACCAGGCTGGGGTCCCGGCTGGTCAACACCTGCTTTGATTCCGCAGCCATCGACACCCGGTACACGGCTGTCACCGAGCTCACCAAGGACACCCGTGCGGACGATCCGCAGTTCTTCGACCCGGCCACCGGCCTTGTGCTGAGCCCCAGCACCAAGGTCCGGAACGACATCTTCGGCCGCGAAGCCACCAAGCTCTTCGTTCAATCCGCCCAGGCCGCGCTTGATGCCTGCCACGGAATCGGTGCACAGGACGTCACCCATCTCGTGACAGTCTCATGCACGGGTTTCTTCAACCCCGGCCCGGACTACAAGATCGTCCGTGCCCTGGGCTTGAGTCCGGCCGTGCAGCGCTACCACCTCGGCTTCATGGGCTGTTACGCGGCGTTTCCGGCGCTGCGTGCCGCCAAGTCGTTCTGCGAGGCAGACCCCGACGCCGTTGTCCTGGTGGTCTGCGCGGAGCTCTGCTCGCTCCATGTCCGCACCTCCAACGACCCCGACACCATCATGGGCTCGGCCTTGTTCGCCGACGGCGCCGCAGCAGCGGTCATCTCGGCACGGGACATTCCGGACGGAACGCCCCTGTTGCAGCTGGACCACTTCGAAACGGTACTCACTCCCGTCGGAGAGGAATCCATGGCGTGGAACATCGGCGACGAGGGCTTCGAGATGGTGCTGGGCAACTATGTCCCGCACATCATTGACGACCACATCATCGGCGCCCTTGAGCCGCTGCTTTCGCGGGACGAATCCCTGCGGGGACTCCCCTACCGTGACATCACCCACTGGGCGATCCACCCCGGCGGGCGGAGCATCCTGGACAAAGTACAGTCCCGGCTTGAGCTCACCGATGAGCAGCTCGTGCCGGCACGGGAAACCCTCCGCAACTTCGGCAACATGAGCAGCGCCACGGTGCTGTTTGTCCTCAAACACATCGCCGGGCTCCCGCCGCAGGAGGGCGATGAACGCATCTGTTCGATGGCCTTCGGGCCGGGCCTGACGGTGGAAACGGCGATGTTCACCAAGGTGCGCGCACCGCAGCCGGAAGGCTCGCACGCGGCTATCCGGCAGTTCGCCGGGACGGATGAAGCCGCAGCACGCACCGAGCCGTCACTCATTTGA
- a CDS encoding peptide deformylase gives MLHVANPTPFSAARIRETVQEILSAGVLPAIVQAGHPVLRQQAAPYEGQLDGTELAALIALMREVMHDAPGVGLAAPQLGIPLQLAVLEDQYDVDAETAAVRHRSPLEFFAVINPSYSPLGTGTAAFYEGCLSLQGLQAVVSRHETVRLDFTDPGGTRRQQDFFGWQARIVQHEADHLQGILYVDKAELRSLSNNAEYGARWAHPDIRLARQALGFLPGQGTDQGN, from the coding sequence ATGCTTCACGTAGCCAATCCCACGCCGTTCAGCGCCGCCCGGATCAGGGAAACTGTCCAGGAAATCCTCTCCGCAGGCGTCCTTCCCGCCATTGTCCAGGCCGGCCATCCGGTGCTCCGGCAACAGGCTGCCCCGTACGAGGGCCAGCTGGATGGCACTGAACTTGCAGCGCTGATCGCCCTGATGCGGGAGGTGATGCATGACGCGCCGGGCGTCGGCCTGGCCGCACCGCAGCTCGGCATTCCCCTGCAGCTTGCGGTCCTTGAGGACCAGTACGACGTCGACGCCGAGACTGCCGCCGTCCGCCACCGGTCGCCGCTGGAGTTCTTTGCGGTCATCAATCCGTCATATTCGCCGCTGGGGACCGGCACTGCGGCGTTTTACGAGGGATGCCTGTCGCTCCAGGGCCTGCAGGCCGTGGTCTCTCGACACGAAACGGTCCGCCTCGACTTCACCGATCCCGGCGGAACCAGGCGGCAGCAGGATTTCTTCGGCTGGCAGGCGCGGATTGTGCAGCACGAGGCGGACCACCTCCAGGGGATCCTCTATGTGGACAAGGCTGAGTTGCGCTCCCTCAGCAACAACGCCGAATACGGTGCCCGCTGGGCGCATCCGGACATCCGCCTGGCCCGGCAGGCATTGGGGTTTTTGCCGGGTCAGGGTACCGACCAGGGCAACTAG
- a CDS encoding nuclear transport factor 2 family protein, translating to MTEQTPLTCVLGFVRAIEAGGGAAEVDGFLAEDFTLVEAPHVLAPEGTRRTRDQVLAGAEQSRQVVSNQRFDVRRTTCEGNRVVLEVDWSATLLMNLRYWDAGDTIRARTTSVFEVREGRITSQDSYDCYFTGDEDDADEVQPAAE from the coding sequence ATGACTGAACAGACGCCGCTCACCTGTGTCCTTGGATTTGTGCGCGCCATTGAGGCCGGCGGCGGCGCCGCTGAAGTGGACGGCTTCCTTGCCGAGGATTTCACCCTGGTCGAAGCGCCGCACGTGCTTGCCCCGGAAGGAACCAGGCGGACCCGCGACCAGGTGCTGGCGGGTGCCGAGCAAAGCCGGCAGGTGGTGTCCAACCAGCGGTTCGATGTCCGGCGGACCACGTGCGAAGGAAACCGGGTTGTGCTGGAAGTGGACTGGTCTGCGACGCTCTTGATGAATCTCCGCTATTGGGATGCCGGCGACACCATCAGGGCCCGCACCACCTCCGTCTTCGAAGTCCGTGAAGGCCGGATCACCAGCCAGGACAGTTACGACTGCTACTTCACCGGCGACGAGGATGACGCAGATGAGGTACAGCCGGCTGCGGAGTAG
- a CDS encoding VOC family protein, with amino-acid sequence MTEKITTCLWFDTQAEEAADFYVSVFDDSKILNVARYGDVGPGIAGQAMTVEFEIEGRKFLGLNGGPAFTFTEAVSFVINCSSQEEVDRYWTALTAGGSEGQCGWLKDRFGLSWQVVPSAMGQLLGGPDPEGAQRAMQAMLGMRKLVISELQAAYDGV; translated from the coding sequence GTGACTGAAAAGATCACCACCTGCCTGTGGTTTGATACGCAGGCCGAGGAAGCAGCGGACTTCTATGTCTCGGTCTTTGACGACTCGAAAATCCTTAACGTGGCCCGTTATGGCGACGTTGGACCCGGCATCGCAGGCCAGGCGATGACCGTGGAGTTCGAAATTGAAGGCCGCAAATTCCTGGGTCTTAACGGTGGGCCCGCGTTCACGTTCACTGAAGCTGTTTCCTTTGTAATCAACTGCTCCTCACAGGAAGAAGTGGACCGATACTGGACGGCCCTCACGGCCGGCGGTTCGGAGGGCCAGTGCGGCTGGCTCAAGGACAGGTTCGGCCTTTCGTGGCAAGTAGTGCCTTCCGCAATGGGGCAATTGCTGGGCGGGCCGGATCCTGAGGGTGCGCAGCGTGCCATGCAGGCAATGCTGGGAATGCGCAAGCTGGTGATCAGCGAGCTGCAGGCCGCCTACGACGGGGTCTGA
- a CDS encoding tyrosine-type recombinase/integrase, protein MAVDGSGRVLQLSAVQLLHPEEQTLEDMLTGWRNQQLSRNLQFDTVDKGIECVRRFVNHVNEFPWNWAPEQVEEYFGDLRSIHQLKHSTIRGYQSTLRRFTSYVSNPDYGWDQVCEQRFGTHPSQVFFDWNTATHTQEYEGRASKRPFTKTELQMLFDHADDQVELIAASGKKGWQAAYRDAVMLKVAYSYGLRFNELRHLQTIDFAANPQARRFGKAGVCKVRFGKSRKGSPHKPRSVLTVFDWTAGVIEDWLANGRGTLDTLDLFPSERGGLICESTLLRRLRRYLNELGLPMDGLDLHSLRRSYATHLLEDGWDPRFVQHQMGHEHASTTGIYQFVSDDFRNTTLRAALDRTMDEVLGVQMRGQW, encoded by the coding sequence ATGGCGGTCGACGGGTCCGGGCGTGTGCTGCAGCTGAGCGCTGTTCAGCTGCTGCATCCCGAGGAACAGACGCTCGAAGACATGCTGACCGGCTGGCGCAACCAGCAGCTCTCCAGGAACCTCCAGTTCGACACAGTCGACAAGGGCATCGAGTGCGTCCGCCGGTTCGTCAACCATGTGAACGAGTTCCCGTGGAACTGGGCACCGGAGCAAGTCGAGGAGTATTTCGGTGACCTCCGCTCGATCCACCAGCTGAAGCACTCCACTATCCGCGGCTACCAGTCCACGCTCCGCCGGTTCACGTCCTACGTGTCGAACCCCGACTACGGCTGGGACCAGGTCTGCGAACAACGCTTCGGCACACACCCCTCCCAGGTCTTCTTTGACTGGAACACCGCCACCCACACGCAGGAGTACGAAGGACGCGCCTCCAAGCGGCCCTTCACCAAGACCGAACTGCAGATGCTGTTCGATCACGCCGACGACCAGGTCGAACTCATCGCCGCCTCAGGCAAGAAAGGCTGGCAGGCAGCCTACCGGGACGCCGTCATGCTGAAAGTCGCCTACTCGTACGGGCTCAGATTCAACGAGCTCCGGCACCTGCAAACCATCGACTTTGCGGCCAACCCCCAAGCACGAAGGTTCGGCAAGGCAGGCGTCTGCAAGGTCCGGTTCGGCAAATCACGCAAGGGCTCCCCCCACAAACCCCGCAGCGTCCTGACGGTCTTCGACTGGACCGCCGGAGTCATCGAGGACTGGCTCGCCAACGGACGAGGCACACTCGACACCTTGGACCTGTTCCCCAGCGAACGCGGCGGCCTGATCTGTGAATCCACCCTGCTGCGCCGGCTCCGGCGCTACCTCAACGAGCTGGGCCTGCCAATGGATGGCCTGGACCTGCATTCGCTCCGGCGCTCCTATGCAACGCACCTGCTCGAGGACGGATGGGATCCTAGATTCGTGCAACATCAAATGGGCCACGAACACGCCTCCACCACCGGGATCTACCAGTTCGTCAGCGACGACTTCCGCAACACGACCCTCCGGGCGGCCCTGGACCGCACCATGGACGAAGTCCTGGGCGTGCAGATGCGAGGTCAATGGTGA
- a CDS encoding putative quinol monooxygenase, protein MSVYTLGIWLVKPGRENDFVQAWRDLARKTEEDFPGAKAVLMHDRDVPNRFISTGPWESLEQVDVWRASPAFTQGYEAMRDMLEHFQPHTLDEAAAIG, encoded by the coding sequence ATGTCTGTTTACACGCTCGGAATCTGGTTGGTGAAACCCGGCAGGGAGAATGACTTTGTCCAGGCATGGCGCGATCTCGCCCGGAAGACCGAAGAGGATTTTCCCGGCGCGAAAGCTGTGCTGATGCATGATCGCGATGTTCCCAACAGATTCATCAGTACCGGCCCCTGGGAGTCGCTTGAACAGGTCGACGTGTGGCGGGCCTCACCCGCATTTACCCAGGGCTATGAGGCCATGCGCGACATGCTGGAGCACTTTCAACCGCACACCCTGGATGAAGCGGCGGCTATCGGCTGA
- a CDS encoding FAD-dependent oxidoreductase, whose amino-acid sequence MIDVVVVGGGPVGLYLAALLLQQGVSVRVLERRTEPDTHSRAIGIHPPSLEALDRIGVASGLVNEGVRIRRGVAIGGGVEVAGMSFDCVSGRFPFVLSVPQVLTEAALERRVGALDGGAIIRGATVTGIHDDGSSVAVDVVTAGGESRIHASLAVAADGVRSTIRQLLAITAPLRTYPDRYLMGDFADGTSFGPDAALFLEASGIVESFPLPGGVRRWVARLPGTTPDVPTAGSLALIVRDRTGIAVDAGTNSMFSSFGVRSRRVKSMIHGRTSLIGDAAHEISPIGGQGMNLGWLDAAELAPLILSRLAHADCGPELRSFERHRLRAAARAVRQSEVNMALGRPVPRPLWHVRNRLIGSAASVPVINSRVAARFTMH is encoded by the coding sequence GTGATTGACGTCGTCGTAGTGGGCGGCGGGCCGGTGGGGCTGTACCTGGCGGCCCTCCTGCTGCAGCAGGGCGTATCGGTCCGCGTCCTGGAGCGCCGCACGGAACCCGACACCCACTCCCGCGCCATCGGCATCCATCCGCCGTCGTTGGAAGCGCTTGACCGGATCGGGGTGGCGTCAGGCCTGGTGAACGAGGGCGTGCGGATCCGCCGCGGGGTTGCCATTGGCGGCGGCGTGGAAGTAGCCGGCATGTCCTTCGACTGCGTGTCCGGCCGCTTCCCCTTCGTGCTGTCGGTCCCGCAGGTTCTTACGGAGGCCGCCCTGGAACGGCGCGTGGGTGCACTGGACGGCGGGGCGATCATCCGCGGCGCCACAGTGACAGGAATTCACGACGACGGCTCCTCGGTTGCGGTGGACGTCGTCACCGCCGGCGGGGAATCCAGAATTCACGCCTCGCTGGCGGTGGCCGCGGACGGGGTCCGCTCCACCATCCGTCAGCTGCTGGCCATCACCGCCCCGCTGAGGACGTATCCGGACAGATACCTGATGGGAGACTTCGCGGACGGCACGTCGTTCGGCCCCGACGCGGCCCTTTTCCTGGAGGCTTCCGGGATCGTGGAGTCCTTCCCCCTGCCTGGAGGCGTGCGTCGGTGGGTGGCCAGGCTTCCGGGAACCACGCCGGACGTGCCCACCGCTGGTTCCTTGGCCCTGATCGTGCGCGACCGGACCGGAATCGCCGTCGACGCCGGCACCAATTCGATGTTCAGCAGTTTCGGCGTCCGCTCACGGCGGGTGAAGAGCATGATCCACGGCCGGACGTCTCTGATCGGTGATGCCGCCCATGAAATCAGCCCCATCGGCGGCCAGGGAATGAACCTGGGGTGGCTGGATGCCGCTGAACTGGCGCCGCTCATCCTCAGCCGGTTGGCGCATGCTGACTGCGGGCCTGAACTCAGGTCCTTTGAACGCCACCGGCTGCGGGCGGCGGCCAGGGCCGTCCGGCAATCCGAAGTCAACATGGCGCTGGGCCGGCCGGTGCCGCGCCCGCTGTGGCATGTCCGGAACCGGCTGATCGGATCCGCCGCCAGTGTGCCGGTCATCAATTCACGCGTTGCCGCCCGGTTCACCATGCACTAA
- a CDS encoding class I SAM-dependent methyltransferase, whose amino-acid sequence MATHTTAAVGMLRERDTHAVEEMDRPGCDPARLDRTYAQFSLVNRAVAGWRGIYRTHLRPLLSTDRVTTLLDIGCGGGDLAVLLAAWAARDRRQLEVTGIDPDRRAFEFALRRGRLDAVTFRQASTAELAAEGKRYDVVISNHVLHHLGAAELPQFLAESALLSRGTVLHNDIRRSPAAYALFYAGSWPFRGSFIRADGLTSIRRSYTTAELRAAAPPGWAVAPRVPFRNLLTRIDLEPERPR is encoded by the coding sequence ATGGCCACGCATACGACGGCCGCCGTCGGAATGCTGCGCGAGCGTGACACGCACGCTGTGGAGGAAATGGACCGTCCGGGCTGTGATCCTGCACGGCTGGACCGCACCTACGCACAATTTTCCCTGGTCAACCGGGCCGTGGCCGGATGGCGCGGAATCTACCGGACGCACCTCCGGCCGCTCCTTTCAACGGACAGGGTCACAACGCTGCTGGATATCGGCTGCGGGGGCGGGGACCTGGCGGTTCTGCTGGCGGCGTGGGCGGCCAGGGATCGGCGGCAGCTGGAAGTCACCGGCATCGATCCGGACCGTCGTGCCTTTGAGTTCGCGCTGCGCCGCGGGCGCCTCGACGCAGTGACGTTCCGGCAGGCATCCACTGCCGAACTGGCCGCCGAAGGAAAACGCTACGACGTCGTCATCTCCAACCACGTGCTGCACCACCTGGGCGCAGCGGAACTGCCGCAGTTCCTCGCCGAGTCGGCGCTGCTGTCCCGCGGCACCGTCCTCCACAACGACATCCGCCGGAGCCCCGCCGCATATGCGCTCTTCTACGCGGGATCATGGCCGTTTCGCGGTTCCTTCATCAGGGCGGACGGGCTGACGTCCATCCGCCGCAGTTACACAACTGCGGAACTCCGGGCTGCCGCTCCCCCGGGCTGGGCCGTTGCGCCCCGCGTACCCTTCCGCAACCTCCTCACCCGGATTGACCTTGAACCGGAACGCCCGCGGTGA
- a CDS encoding helix-turn-helix domain-containing protein, with product MVKREVEYKWRLSELMAARGLHNTTDLIPLLAERGITLSRPQVYRLVNQKPERVALQVIAAICDIFSCGPEDLITVTAADVRARKTGTSAPNVVDLNRTVRPRRARIIDNDH from the coding sequence ATGGTGAAACGCGAAGTCGAATACAAATGGCGGCTCTCCGAGCTCATGGCAGCACGGGGACTGCACAACACCACCGACCTCATCCCCCTGCTGGCCGAGCGCGGCATCACCTTGTCCCGGCCACAGGTCTACCGTCTCGTCAACCAGAAGCCCGAACGCGTCGCACTGCAGGTCATCGCCGCGATCTGCGACATCTTCTCCTGCGGACCCGAAGACCTCATCACCGTCACAGCCGCCGACGTCCGCGCCCGCAAAACAGGCACCAGCGCCCCCAACGTCGTCGACCTGAACCGCACCGTCAGACCACGACGGGCGCGCATCATCGACAATGATCACTGA
- a CDS encoding recombinase XerD, which yields MITDKPEGLSPRSTSRGRPRTTGTASCARCGRAAGRTRATWPEGRICGPCFTTATRTHGTCPECGQHRLLPGPPDISGGPRCAPCAGILHDFHCTRCNTEGEFYRRGICARCALREDLNELLLTHPADPETAGKIVDVLCKAERPESIITWKRSPKVQALLGSLSSGETPLTHEGLDAAAKSANREANHLRALFIHHGLLPYQDPHLARFETWIDDKLRHLPEEVAKPVAQFATWHHLRRIRSITTPEKSAQAPVHSAKQEITETIKFLDWLWETHQRTAANCTQQDIETWLATGPTTRKAIRTFIVFIKNTGTNHRVDMGHYTAKTRPTITQDQRLAWLRELLTGTSESLTYRVAGILLLLYAQPLVRVAKLRTDAIETNESTGNMRITFGPHPVPIPEPFAGLLREHLKGRPNLRTGSDAQSPWLFPGIRAGQPLHPNGIMDRLRSLGIDLQGARNTALDEHLLASPPPLVANALGYSHQVAFLHADAAGDAWSRYVNLRTTP from the coding sequence ATGATCACTGACAAGCCCGAAGGCCTCAGTCCCCGCAGCACCAGCCGCGGCCGGCCCCGCACCACCGGGACCGCTTCCTGCGCACGCTGCGGCCGGGCCGCCGGCAGAACCCGCGCCACCTGGCCCGAAGGCCGAATCTGCGGCCCCTGCTTCACCACCGCCACCCGCACCCACGGGACCTGTCCGGAGTGCGGCCAGCACAGACTTCTACCCGGGCCACCGGACATCAGCGGAGGGCCACGCTGCGCGCCCTGCGCCGGCATCCTCCACGACTTCCACTGCACCCGTTGCAATACGGAGGGCGAGTTCTACCGGCGCGGCATATGCGCCCGCTGCGCCCTCCGGGAGGATCTCAACGAACTACTGCTCACGCACCCTGCCGACCCGGAGACCGCCGGCAAAATCGTCGATGTCCTCTGCAAAGCAGAACGGCCCGAAAGCATCATCACCTGGAAGCGCTCCCCCAAAGTCCAAGCCCTCCTCGGCTCTCTATCGAGCGGGGAGACTCCGCTGACGCACGAAGGACTCGATGCCGCGGCTAAGTCAGCGAACCGCGAAGCCAATCACCTGCGCGCCCTGTTCATCCACCACGGACTCCTCCCCTACCAAGACCCGCATCTGGCCCGGTTCGAAACCTGGATTGACGACAAGCTCCGCCACTTGCCCGAGGAGGTCGCCAAACCCGTCGCACAGTTCGCCACCTGGCATCACCTCCGCCGCATCCGATCCATCACAACACCGGAGAAGAGCGCCCAAGCTCCGGTCCACTCCGCCAAACAAGAGATCACCGAAACCATCAAGTTTCTGGACTGGCTCTGGGAAACCCACCAGCGGACAGCGGCGAACTGCACCCAACAAGACATCGAAACCTGGCTCGCCACCGGTCCCACGACCAGAAAAGCCATCCGCACCTTCATCGTCTTCATCAAAAACACCGGCACAAACCACCGCGTGGACATGGGCCACTACACCGCCAAAACCCGCCCAACGATCACCCAGGACCAGCGCCTGGCATGGCTCCGGGAACTGCTTACAGGCACCAGCGAGTCCCTGACCTACCGAGTCGCCGGCATCCTGCTGCTTCTCTACGCCCAACCGCTCGTGCGGGTCGCCAAACTCCGAACCGACGCTATCGAAACCAATGAAAGCACCGGCAACATGCGGATCACCTTCGGCCCGCACCCAGTGCCCATTCCCGAACCCTTCGCCGGCTTGCTTCGAGAGCACCTTAAAGGCCGTCCGAATCTCAGAACAGGATCAGACGCACAAAGCCCTTGGCTCTTCCCGGGGATCCGGGCCGGACAACCACTTCACCCAAACGGCATCATGGATAGGCTCCGAAGCTTGGGCATCGATCTTCAGGGCGCACGAAACACGGCCCTCGACGAACACCTCTTAGCCTCACCACCGCCACTGGTCGCCAACGCCCTTGGCTATAGCCACCAAGTAGCCTTCCTCCACGCCGACGCAGCAGGCGACGCCTGGTCACGCTACGTCAATCTCCGCACGACGCCCTGA
- a CDS encoding ATP-binding cassette domain-containing protein has product MATQAEPQPPAPHVADSHDLIRVQGARENNLKDVSLEIPKRRLTVFTGVSGSGKSSLVFATIAAESQRMINETYSAFVQGFMPTLARPDVDLLEGLTTAIIVDQERMGANPRSTVGTATDANAMLRILFSRLGTPHIGPPTAFSFNVPTRKASGVMSTEKGGRVEKSVVQNAVYLGGMCPRCEGMGSVSDFDLTALYDDSKSLGGGALTVPGYSMDGWYGRIFSGAGFDMDKPIAKFTKKELDDLLYKEPTKIKVEGINLTYEGLIPKIQKSMLSKDVDAMQPHIRAFVERAITFQSCPECEGTRLSPEARSSKIQGRNIADLCAMQISDLAGWVRDLREPSVAPLLKGLQHLLDSFAEIGLGYLSLDRPAGTLSGGEAQRTKMIRHLGSSLTDITYVFDEPTIGLHPHDIERMNKLLLQLRDKGNTVLVVEHKPETIDIADHVVDLGPGAGTEGGNVCFEGNVEGLRGSDTITGRHLDDRAAVKNTVRTPSGTLDVRGASTHNLRDVSVDVPLGVLCVVTGVAGSGKSSLIQGSVAGRDGVVVIDQGAIKGSRRSNPATYTGLLEPIRKAFAKANGVKPALFSSNSEGACPPCNGAGVIFTDLGVMATVESVCEDCEGRRFQASVLEYELGGRNIAEVLAMSMTEAEAFFGAGEARTPAAHKILDRLVDVGLGYLTLGQPLTTLSGGERQRVKLATQMAEKGDVYVLDEPTTGLHLADVQNLLGLLDRLVDSGKSVIVIEHHQAVMAHADWIIDLGPGAGHDGGLVVFEGTPAELVAGRSTLTGEHLAAYVGA; this is encoded by the coding sequence ATGGCCACCCAGGCCGAACCCCAGCCGCCGGCACCGCACGTGGCCGACAGCCACGACCTGATCCGCGTGCAGGGGGCGCGTGAGAACAACCTCAAGGACGTCAGCCTGGAGATCCCGAAGCGCCGGCTGACGGTCTTTACGGGCGTCTCCGGTTCGGGCAAGAGCTCACTGGTGTTCGCCACCATTGCCGCGGAGTCGCAGCGGATGATCAACGAGACGTACAGCGCGTTCGTGCAGGGCTTCATGCCGACTCTGGCGCGGCCCGACGTCGACCTGCTGGAGGGCCTGACCACCGCGATCATCGTGGACCAGGAACGGATGGGGGCCAACCCCCGCTCCACCGTGGGCACCGCTACCGACGCCAACGCGATGCTGCGTATCCTCTTCAGCCGGCTGGGGACACCGCATATCGGTCCACCCACGGCCTTCTCCTTCAATGTCCCGACACGGAAGGCAAGCGGGGTGATGAGCACCGAGAAGGGCGGCCGGGTCGAGAAGAGCGTGGTGCAGAACGCGGTCTACCTGGGCGGCATGTGCCCGCGGTGCGAGGGCATGGGCTCGGTCTCCGATTTCGATCTCACGGCGCTCTACGATGACAGCAAGTCGCTCGGCGGGGGTGCCCTGACGGTCCCCGGGTACAGCATGGACGGGTGGTACGGCCGTATATTCAGCGGTGCCGGCTTCGACATGGACAAACCGATCGCGAAGTTCACCAAGAAAGAGCTGGACGACCTGCTCTACAAGGAGCCGACCAAGATCAAGGTCGAGGGCATCAACCTCACATACGAGGGCTTGATCCCGAAAATCCAGAAATCGATGCTCTCCAAGGACGTTGACGCGATGCAGCCGCACATCCGTGCCTTTGTTGAGCGTGCCATCACCTTTCAGTCCTGCCCTGAGTGCGAGGGCACGCGACTCAGCCCGGAGGCAAGGTCGTCGAAGATCCAGGGCCGGAATATCGCCGACCTGTGCGCGATGCAGATCAGTGACCTGGCCGGCTGGGTCCGTGACCTCAGGGAGCCGTCCGTCGCCCCGCTCCTCAAGGGGCTGCAGCACCTGCTCGACTCCTTCGCCGAAATCGGGCTGGGTTACCTTTCCCTGGACCGGCCCGCGGGCACGCTGTCCGGGGGAGAGGCGCAGCGTACCAAGATGATCCGGCACCTCGGTTCGTCCCTCACGGACATCACCTACGTCTTTGACGAGCCGACGATCGGGCTCCACCCGCATGACATCGAACGGATGAACAAGCTGCTGCTGCAGTTGCGTGACAAGGGCAACACCGTGCTCGTCGTAGAGCACAAACCGGAAACCATCGACATCGCTGACCACGTTGTTGACCTCGGCCCCGGCGCAGGCACCGAGGGCGGCAACGTCTGCTTTGAGGGCAACGTGGAGGGGCTGCGGGGGAGCGACACCATCACCGGCCGCCACCTCGACGACCGGGCAGCTGTTAAGAACACGGTGCGCACGCCGTCCGGCACCCTGGACGTTCGTGGTGCCTCGACGCACAACCTCCGCGACGTGAGCGTCGATGTTCCGCTCGGCGTGCTCTGCGTCGTGACAGGGGTCGCGGGTTCAGGCAAGAGCTCGCTGATCCAGGGCTCGGTGGCCGGCCGCGATGGCGTTGTGGTGATCGACCAAGGCGCTATCAAAGGCTCGCGCCGCAGTAACCCGGCGACGTACACCGGCCTGCTTGAGCCCATCCGTAAAGCATTCGCAAAGGCCAACGGTGTGAAGCCGGCGCTGTTCAGCTCCAACTCCGAGGGCGCCTGCCCCCCGTGCAACGGTGCCGGGGTCATCTTCACGGACCTGGGTGTGATGGCCACCGTGGAGTCCGTCTGCGAGGACTGCGAGGGCCGGAGGTTCCAGGCGTCAGTCCTGGAATACGAGCTGGGTGGCCGGAACATCGCTGAAGTGCTGGCAATGTCCATGACCGAAGCCGAGGCGTTCTTCGGCGCAGGCGAGGCACGGACGCCGGCAGCCCACAAAATCCTCGACAGGCTTGTGGACGTCGGGCTCGGGTACCTGACGCTCGGCCAGCCGCTCACCACGCTGTCCGGCGGCGAGCGGCAGCGCGTCAAGCTGGCTACCCAGATGGCGGAGAAGGGCGACGTCTACGTCCTGGACGAGCCGACCACCGGCCTCCATCTCGCCGACGTCCAGAACCTGCTGGGCCTGTTGGACAGGTTGGTGGATTCCGGGAAATCAGTAATCGTGATCGAACATCACCAGGCCGTTATGGCTCACGCCGACTGGATTATCGACCTTGGCCCGGGCGCCGGGCACGACGGCGGACTGGTCGTCTTTGAGGGCACGCCGGCCGAGCTCGTCGCCGGACGTTCCACGCTCACCGGTGAACACCTCGCGGCCTACGTCGGCGCCTGA